In Candidatus Poribacteria bacterium, the following are encoded in one genomic region:
- a CDS encoding tetratricopeptide repeat protein, with amino-acid sequence MLSAEQLIQNLTDTTQPSIVRCSAIVNLVSQSSSHGIGSLIEVLADSDSVIRREAAMALQQMDATRAAQPLLEALRVESNDLTLWAMLEAVGELATPDALPMLESLRTAGSMLTRIEVKKSIARIEARYVNGGTSAVAETPESVLHSEHEPSDFTDPETTPEENIVEPASNVPSDSTAGVQAATSDNSFIEQGEGIATIEAGEEQPRASVETTFTSPSADPDERTVAVPEETNDIPDRTQSADERVDVMEETEPTDQVTDTSDYVQFDDEPIEPTDEVWADPQPKTPTDTFTTDTEAQREKEDKEIDDLAESIARSSRLAGSSVNLPMLAPNAATVPYDPNSTALEPTQSNFFLTLIHPGRYLSKQWLQRTRVYLILWTALVIVTIAFTQYQKHTQIELSPLSRFGLSVTELPELVKRSLAEGDFYIQEGYYRKAINSYELSRGLGALPISFYRKLGFAYFKEGQYALATEAYELFLEAREHENPDVFAVEASLVGVYPLTSVGEGTTRDYETYNILGTAYMKLGRVLDARRAYEKAIHIAPKYGEAYNNLARLYADNYSNPIWMKDWKVEKLEGWKAEPPAHPSDLPLFQSSLPSLRLAEALAYTAVTLTPDVATYHNTLGWILSRRGQVNKGMKTLERAIDLQSDAVEPYFHLAQVALKANERKKAIQAIRNVFKLNPAFVSLNTAKQQ; translated from the coding sequence ATGTTATCTGCTGAGCAACTTATCCAGAACTTAACCGACACAACGCAACCGAGCATCGTTCGCTGCAGTGCCATTGTGAATCTTGTCTCACAGAGTAGCTCACACGGAATAGGTTCCCTAATTGAGGTGCTTGCCGATTCAGATTCGGTGATCCGGCGTGAAGCCGCGATGGCACTTCAGCAAATGGACGCAACTCGCGCTGCACAACCGCTGCTCGAAGCGTTGCGGGTGGAGTCAAATGATTTAACGCTTTGGGCGATGCTTGAAGCCGTTGGTGAACTGGCTACGCCTGATGCCCTTCCTATGCTCGAATCGCTCCGCACTGCTGGTTCTATGCTCACGCGGATCGAAGTGAAGAAAAGCATAGCTCGGATCGAGGCGCGTTATGTCAATGGAGGCACTTCCGCAGTCGCAGAAACGCCTGAATCCGTCCTGCATAGTGAACACGAACCCTCAGATTTTACAGATCCAGAAACCACTCCTGAAGAAAACATCGTAGAACCGGCGTCGAATGTGCCTTCCGACAGCACGGCAGGTGTTCAAGCGGCTACGTCCGATAATTCGTTTATAGAACAAGGAGAAGGTATAGCGACAATTGAAGCTGGTGAAGAACAGCCGAGAGCGTCCGTAGAAACAACGTTCACAAGTCCATCTGCTGATCCAGATGAAAGGACCGTGGCAGTCCCAGAAGAAACAAATGATATACCGGATCGGACACAGTCCGCTGATGAGCGGGTCGATGTTATGGAGGAAACCGAACCTACAGATCAAGTAACTGACACATCGGATTATGTGCAGTTTGACGATGAACCGATTGAACCTACAGATGAAGTATGGGCAGACCCCCAACCCAAAACACCCACTGATACTTTCACAACCGATACGGAAGCACAACGAGAAAAAGAAGATAAAGAGATAGACGATTTAGCGGAATCTATTGCACGATCGTCTCGTCTCGCCGGTTCGTCGGTTAATCTTCCAATGTTAGCACCGAATGCTGCCACTGTCCCCTATGATCCGAACAGTACCGCCCTTGAACCCACACAGTCGAATTTCTTCCTGACCCTCATACACCCCGGTAGGTATCTCTCCAAGCAATGGTTGCAGCGAACACGCGTTTATCTGATACTCTGGACTGCTCTCGTCATCGTTACAATCGCTTTCACTCAGTATCAGAAACACACACAAATAGAGTTAAGTCCCCTCTCTCGTTTTGGGCTTTCTGTCACTGAACTACCGGAGTTGGTAAAGCGCTCATTGGCGGAAGGTGATTTCTACATTCAGGAGGGATATTACAGAAAAGCCATCAATTCGTATGAGTTGAGCAGAGGACTCGGGGCCCTCCCGATTAGTTTCTATAGGAAACTCGGATTCGCGTACTTTAAGGAAGGTCAGTACGCCCTTGCCACGGAAGCGTATGAACTGTTTTTAGAGGCGAGAGAGCATGAAAACCCAGACGTGTTTGCTGTCGAAGCTTCACTTGTCGGTGTTTACCCGCTTACGTCGGTAGGAGAAGGAACGACACGCGACTATGAAACTTACAATATCCTCGGCACGGCGTATATGAAACTCGGACGTGTTCTGGATGCGCGACGCGCCTATGAAAAGGCAATACATATCGCACCGAAATATGGCGAGGCATACAATAATCTCGCACGTCTCTACGCCGATAATTATTCAAACCCCATTTGGATGAAAGATTGGAAGGTTGAAAAGTTAGAAGGTTGGAAGGCGGAGCCACCCGCCCACCCTTCCGATCTTCCACTCTTCCAGTCTTCTCTCCCCAGCCTACGGCTTGCTGAAGCCTTAGCCTATACAGCCGTAACATTGACCCCGGATGTCGCTACTTATCACAATACGCTCGGTTGGATTTTATCAAGGCGGGGACAAGTCAACAAGGGTATGAAAACTTTGGAACGTGCCATCGATCTACAGAGCGATGCCGTCGAGCCTTACTTTCATCTCGCACAGGTAGCACTCAAAGCCAACGAACGCAAGAAGGCAATACAAGCAATCCGAAACGTGTTCAAACTCAATCCCGCGTTTGTATCCCTCAATACAGCAAAGCAGCAATGA